In Bradyrhizobium paxllaeri, the genomic stretch TAGTCGGATGCGGGGGCAAACCGTGTGTTGGACTGCCTGTCGATAGTCCGCCCCGTCCAGAAGCCCGTTTGAAATGATGAGTGCTGATACGCTGCTGCTTTGTACGCTGTTGCACTCTTCATAAACACACGCTCAAGAAACTCGATTGTGAGGCTTTTCGCCTGTTCTTCAGCCAGGATCGCGCTATCAGTAGGGAACCGCGAAATAACGGCTTTGTGGTCGCGCCCCTCACGGCCGGACAACACAAACAACAGACCGAGTCCCGGACGCCTATCGGAACTACTCTGTAGCCGCTCTGCGATATGTCTGGCTCTCGCCAACGTAGGATTCTGAAGATACGCAATCAGCAGGTCGCGGCAGTCGTTTTGTTGCGACCCGTCTGGGGCATGGTCGAACGAAATCTCGATGTCGCATTCGACGTCCGAGTTGGCATAAATATCGTTCAAGAGATCGGACAGTTTGCCTTTCGGCGTTATGGTGGTTCCACCGATGGGCGCCGGGCTATTCTCCCCCTTTCCCGGGTGGACCAAAAAAGTATGAATGTGCTCGATCGGCAATTTCCCTCCCCCCGATATTGTCTTTTCCTGCAACGTAGAAACACAGGCCTCTTTGGTCAACCGCCGGTTGCGTGCTTTCAGATGGCGTTCCACAGCGCGCGGGGATGGCACGTTGATGGGCGAAGGCGAGGGCCGGGCTTCCGCAAATCAGCATCCGGCCATGTAGAGGAAGCTGCGCTGACCGCAGTGGCATTCGCATGTACGGATGTGATAGCCTTTAGAGAAGAGGCACCCCGCAAGAGTGCCACACAAAAACAGATCGCTGGACTGAAAAGAACAATAAAATCAATACCAAGACGGATTGCAGTATCAGTTCAATCCTGTCTGGCAGCACCATTCTTTCCGGAAATGGCCGACACCCAGCTCTCTCCGCAGCAGCCGCAAGCCGCTATCGGCCACCAAAAGTTCGCCGCATATCCTGCTCGAATTTTTCCTGCCGCTCCCTTTCCTCGACTTCCCGCTTCTTGCTTTCTTCCTTCAGCCGTCTGGACGTCTCCTCCCAATGTTTCTGTTGCGCGCGCGCTTTTGCGCTTTTTTCTGCGCGTTCCTGGCGCTCCTGTGCCTGCCCCGGCATCTGCCACAACCCGATGAGATTGGTCAGCATGACGGCGATGCCGATCGAGAGGGCAACGATCTTGACGGTGTCCCAGCGCGAGATGACCTTCGGATTTTCCCCCATTGCCACGACGTCAGGCTTCGGCGCGGGAGCCGCAGCGGCCTTCGGAACATTGCTCGGCGATGCCGTCGCACTTGATCCGACGTTCAGCCCAACAGTTGGCACGCTCGTCCTCGCCGGCTCGACGGCCGGCGTGTCGCGAAAGGCAAGCCAGCGCGCTTCGACCGCTGCGCGGAGTGCGCGCGGCTCGACCGATACGAACTCGTGGTGCAACGCCATCTGGACCTGCGAACCCTTGGGAATGAAGTTGGCGCTCCATCCGGGGCCGCGCAGCAGGGCTGAGTCGACGAAGAGCCGCTGGTCGTAAAATGACTTCGAAAGCAGAACCACGGTGACGTCGCGCAGGAGCAACAGATTGCGTGTTGCGAACTGACCGAACTGGAAGAACGACCAGTACGTCGCTTCAACATCGATCGTGCCGATACCCTGAATTTCGCGCCAGGGGATCAGCACTTCCTTGATCAGGGGGATCCGGTAATGAATGCCCGCGGGCGAAAGCGTGAATAATGGCTTGCCTGGATTCGAGCGCCGCCAAAGCGTAAGGGCGACCAGGCCAGCGCCGAACACCCAGCAGAGCACGATTCCGATGATCGTCCATGGCTCGCGATCGAGATCGACCAGCGCATAGATAAGGAGGCCCAGAAAGATCAGCAGGAGACCGGTCGGCAGCAGCCTGACGATGGCCGTTGTCGACCTGTATTCCAGTGTTTGATGGATATCCTGGCCGCTGACATTCATGGCTTCGGCTCTCCACCTCGGGAAAGATCGCGAGCATCGCTAACCTGCCCCACACGGACTCGACGGTCCGGCGCGGAGGCGCCATGCGCTTATCGGTGGCGAAGAGTTGGTCGGGCCGGTGTCGACAGTGGTTCAGCCGCAATCAGGAAAATCGGCGCGGCTTGTGCTCCCGCTGCCTTATTCCGGCCCGAGCGCGACGTTGCGGAACGCCTTGACCAGCGATCCCTCGAGCTTGCCTTCCATGCCGCAGAGGATCTGGTAGGCGTCGGGCCGCGGCATCGGCGGCCGGTAGGGCCGCGACTCGATGAGGGCTGCAAAGATATCGGAGATCGTCAGCAGCCGGACGAGATCGGAAATCTCGGAGGCTTTCAGCCCATCCGGATAACCTGAACCGTCAAGATATTCGTGATGGTGCCGCACGCCGTCCAGAATCTCTGGAGTGATGCCGGCTACGCCCCTCAAGAGGTCGTATCCGATCACGGGATGGCGCCGGATGATCTCCTCCTCCTCGGGATCGAGGCGGCCCGGCTTGTCGAGGATCGCCAGCGGAATGCGGGCCTTGCCGATGTCATGCAGGGTCGCCGCCAAGCCGAGTCGCGATACGTCGGCGCCGGAGAAGCCGATATCGAGGGCGAAGCCGACCGCAATGCCGGTGACGAGCAGGCAATGCTGAAACGTGCCCTCGTGATAGCGGCGCACCTCGTCGAGCCATGCCGACAGTCCGTCCCG encodes the following:
- a CDS encoding HD-GYP domain-containing protein, which produces MLEPQHAVVPWLLGGDGTRIRSHGVLMVDVDLRQMPRVDQLRFVLQDLASIPEKLFVVHNLSRSMVAQAHALGATSIISRPKEAILKVAQIEAAESAAADNAESPGLDMDEGVAAFASMFSNVRLGKPVKVADAKRATSKIINRVGRDGLSAWLDEVRRYHEGTFQHCLLVTGIAVGFALDIGFSGADVSRLGLAATLHDIGKARIPLAILDKPGRLDPEEEEIIRRHPVIGYDLLRGVAGITPEILDGVRHHHEYLDGSGYPDGLKASEISDLVRLLTISDIFAALIESRPYRPPMPRPDAYQILCGMEGKLEGSLVKAFRNVALGPE